The DNA sequence AAAGCGGGCCCGTGTGATGGCCTGGTGTTCCCATGGCCATGCGTGCTCCTTCTGGTAGCGCTCGAAGGCCTCGGTGGAAATCACCATCAGTCCGGCCTGGCCATCGGGGCGCAGCCGCAGGTCGATTTCATACAGGCGGCCCGACGCGGTCAGCGACCCCAGCCACGACAGAATGCGCTGACCGAAGCGGGCATAGACCTCGCCGGCATCCTCGCGGCTGTCTTCGAACAGGAAGACCAGATCCAGGTCCGACGCATAGCCCAATTCCTTGCCGCCATGCTTGCCGTAGGCGATCACGGCAAAGCGGGCAGGGGACGCGCCGCCGTCACGCGACACCTGCGGCCAGACGCGCTTCAGGGTTTCGCGCAGCAGCAGATCGGCCAGCAGCGACAGGAAGTCGCCCAGGCGTTCCACCGTCAACTTGCCTTCCAGATCCTGCGCCAGCAGGTGAAAGCCCCACTGTCGCTGCACGTCGCGCATGATGTTCATCTGCCGTTCGATGTCCGGCATGGGCGGCGTGCCTTCGATCACGCAGCGGTCCAGGTCGTCGCTCAGGGTCTGGGCGATCTGGTCGAAGTTCGGCGGGGCCAGCAGGGTGCGCCAATCCAGCAGTTCGTCCAGCAGGATGGGGTGGCGGATCAGATACTGCGCCGCCCATTCGCTGGCCGCCATGATCCGTGCGACGCGGGCCAAGGTGTCCGGAAACTCCGTCAGCAAGGCCATATAGGCGCTGCGCTGCGCGATGTTTTCGATCAGGTCGAACATGCGCAGCAAGGCCGGGCCCGGCGCCTTGGTCAGCGCCGCGGCCTGGATCACGGCCGGAAGCAGGGCGGACAGCCGGCGGCGGCTGGCGTCCGACAAGGTGCGGATCCGGCTGCCATTGAGCATGGCCAATCCGCGCGGCAGCAGTTCCGCTTCCAGCGCGGGCAGGTGCTGGTGCAGATGCATGGCCAGCACGGTTTCGGGATCGGAATCGGCGGCAGTGGGATCGCACGCCAGCAGCGGCACGCCGTCGTTGTCGGGCGGGAAATTGCCGTTGGCGTCGGCGCATGCGCCCACCCCCTGCCGCCCGAACACGTCCCGGAAGGTCTGTTCCACGAACTGCCGGTGGCCGGCCAGTTCCGTCTCGAAGGCGTCCAGCTTGTCGAAGCCCAGCGCCCGCGCCAGGTCGGCGCGGCGTTCGGACTCGTGCGGCAGCAGATGCGTCTGCTGGTCTTCGCGGTACTGCAGGGCGTGTTCGGTCCGCCGCAAGAAGCGGTAAGCGGCTTCCAGGCGTTCGGAATCGCTGGCCGACACCAGGCCCGTGTCGGTTTCCACCTTCAGGGCGGCGAGCAGTCCGCGTGTCTGCAAGGACGGCTGTCGCCCGCCGCGCACCAGCTGCGACAGCTGCACCACGAATTCGATTTCGCGGATGCCGCCTTCCCCCAGCTTGATGTTGTCGGCCTGCGTGGTGTCCGCCCCCGATCCCTTGAACGCGCGCCGGTTCCAGTCTTCGCGGATCCGTTCGCGCAGGCCGCGCAGGGCCGCCAGCGCGTCAAAGTCGAAATACTTGCGGTACACGAACGGCCGGCGCAGGGCTTCCAGTTGCGCCGCCTGCGACGACACATCGCTGCCTTCGAACGCCGACACCTCGATCCGCCGCGCCTTGAGCCAGGCATACCGTTCCCACTCGCGGCCCTGCGACACCAGGTAGTTTTCAAAGGCGTCCAGGCTCCAGGCCAGCGGGCCCGAATCGCCATCGGGCCGCAAGCGCAGATCGGTCCGGAACACGTGGCCGTCGGCGTCGATTTCGGAAATCACCGGCATCATCCGCCGTGTCAGCCGGCCATAGAACTCATGGTGCGAAATGGGCCGGCGGCCGTCGGTATCGCCTTCGTCGCCATACAGCATGACCAGGTCGATGTCGGACGACACATTCAATTCTTCGCCGCCCAGCTTGCCCATGCCGACGATCAGCATTTCCTGCGGCAGGCCGCTGGCCGCCTCGCGCGGAATGCCGTGCACCTCGGCCAGTTCGGCGGCCACGCTGCGGTAGGCCTGCGTAATGGCCAGGTCCGCCAGCCGCGTCATTGCCGTCACCACTTCTTCCAGCGGCGCCAGGCCCCCCAGGTCGCGGACCATGATGGTGCAGAACACGCGTTCGCGCAGTTGCCGCAGCACCGCCCGGCAATCGGCCACGGGCAGCGGGCCGGCCGGCGCCACGTTGCGGCGCGCGCACAGTTCGTTGAACCAGGTGGTCAGTGTCTCGCTGGTGAGGGGGTGCTGCGCGCCATCGGCCAGCCCGTCGACCCAGGCGGGCTGCGCGCTCAGGCGCCGCCGCAAGTGGCCGGACCAGGCCAGGGCAGGAGCAAGAAGGGGGGAATCTGACATGGGGGTCTCGTGATAAGCGTCGATAGTCTGGCGTGAACTGACGGTCAGGGCGGAAGTGGCCGCTTTGGTGTGGCCTATCCGCTGACACGATTGTCTCTCGTTACGCTGTTTTTGATCTGTAGCAGCATAAGCCAGGTTCTACGCGGTAAGCTTCGCCTCAGCCTCCGATCCGGCCTGCCCGGACCGCCGCATCCTCCCCCTGTCCTTCCTACGTGCGTCTGTCTCCTCTGTACCGTCTCGTTGTTCGACCCGCCCTGTTGTTGCTGCTGGCCGGCTACTTCCTGTTCGCGTTCGCGGTGATCGCGCTCCGGTATGCCGTGTTGCCCGCGATCGACGACTACCGGCCGGCGCTCGAGCGCATGGTCAGCAAGCAGGCGGGCGTGCCGATACGCATCGGCGCCATCGACGCCAACTGGATGGGACTGCATCCCCGCCTGGTGCTGCGCGATGTGGACGTGCTGGATGCCGAAGGCCGGGTCGCCCTGGCCTTGCCACGCATCGCCACCCTGTTTTCGTGGCGCAGCCTGCTGGTGTTCGAGCCGCGCCTGCTCCAGTTGCAGATCGAATCCCCGCACATCGACATTCGCCGCGACGCCGCCGGACGCATCTGGGTGGCCGGGGTGTCGTTCGATCCGCGCGAATCCGGATCGCACGCGGCCAGCCGCTGGCTGATGGCGCAAGGTGACGTGTCGATGCGCGGCGGCACGGTGCGGTGGCTGGACGACATGACCCAGGCGCCCGCGCTGGACTTTCACGATGTGGCCTTCCGGCTGCGCAACAACGGGCGCCGCCACCGCGCCGCGCTGCTCGCCACGCCGCCCCCGGCGCTGGCCTCGACCATCGACCTGCGGGCCGAGTTTTCGCATCGCCTGTTCGAGACCCAGCCCACGGATATGACGCGCTGGCGCGGCACGATCTACGGCAATACCGATTTCATCGACCTGCTGGAATGGCGCGCGTGGCTGCCGCTGCCGCAGACCGTGCTGAATGGCTATGGGGCGGTGCGCGGCTGGGCCGACTTCCGCGATGGACGGGTGCACCATGTCCTGGCCGATGTAGCCCTGCATGATCTGGACCTGCAATGGGTGGCCGGCCAGCCGGCCCTGGCGCTGCGGGACCTCGTCACCCGGGTGGACGCGGGCAAGGATGCGTCGGGCCACCGCGTGACCCTGACCGACCCGCGCGTGCAGATCGGCGCGGGCGAAGCCATGACGCCCGGCACGGTCGCGGCGTCGTACACGGCCGACACCAATGCGGGCGAATTGCGCGTGCCCATGCTGTCGCTGGGGGTGCTGCGCGACATGGCGCCCGGCCTGCCCCTGCCCGAGGCGACGCGTACGCGGATTGCGCAGGCGGAACCGGCCGGGCGGCTGGATGATGTGGTGCTGACGTGGCAGGGAGACCCGTTGAAGGGGCTGTCGGGCACGGCCGCCGGTGCGACCACGCAGGCGTCTGCGGCGGCCGCACCCGCCAGCTCCCCGGTCAACCAGCCGCTGCTGCATTCCTTCCATCTGCAAACCCGCTTTTCCGGCCTGTCACTGACGGCCGCCCCGGTGCCGACCGGCAAGGATGTCCACCATCCCCAGCGGCCGGGTGTCACCAACCTGAGCGGCACGCTGGATGCCGGCCCGCGCGCCGCCACCATCGCCCTCAACGCGTCCGACCTGACCCTGACCCTGCCTGGCGTGTTCGCCGCGCCCGTCGTGCCCGTGCAGCGCCTGACCGGTGACATTCGCGTGGACCGTCCGGAACAGGGGCCGCTCACGGTCACGATGTCCAAGGTCGAATTCGAACAGGCCCGCAATCGTGGCCACGTCCAGGCCACCTGGACCGCGCGCGGCCGCACCCCGGCGGGCTCGCTGGACCTGTCCGGGCAACTGACCCGGGCCGATCCGCGCGACGTGCACCGGTTCATTCCGACGGTGGTGCCCGAAGACGTGCGTTTCTGGCTCCGGAACGCCTTGCTGGCCGGTACCGCGTCCGACGTCGACTTTCGCGTCAAGGGCGACCTGGCCGACTTCCCGTACGGCGAAGGCAAGGTCGGCGAATTTCACGTGGCCGGCAAATTCCAGGGCGTGTCGCTGGAAGCAGCAGGCGCGGTGATGGGCAAGCCGGACATCTGGCCGCGCATTGACGACGTGGCCGGCGACTTTGTATTCGACCGTGTGTCCATGACCTTGCGCACGCGGGGCGGCCGGGTAAGGACCGCGCCGGATTCGGCGCTGATGCTGGGCCAGTCCGACGTCCACATCGCCCACCTCGAAAAAGACCCGTTGCTCGAGATCGATACCGACGCGCGCGGCACGGCCACCGACTTTCTGCGCTTCGTGCGCGAAACGCCTTTGGCCCGCATGGGCGGCAAGGTGCTCAGCGACGCCACGGCGACCGGCAATCTGGTGGTGCCGCTCAGCCTGCGGGTGCCGCTCAAGCACGTGGACTTCACGCGCGTCGAAGGCGACATCCAGCTGGCCGGCAACGCCTTCCGCTTCAACGCCGACAGCCCGCCCCTGAGCCGCCTGGCCGGCACGCTGCACTTCGCGAACGACGGCATTTCGCCCAAGGACGTGACGGGCACACTGCTGGAAGGGCCGGTCACGCTATCGGGCGGGCCGCTCGCCAACGGCGTGAACGAACTGGTTGCGAATGGCACGGTGCCGGCACGCGCCCTGCAGTCCTTGTGGCCCGCGCCGGGCATGACGCGCCTGAGCGGGCAGACCGCCTATCGCGCAACCTTGCGGGTGGCGACCGGCCAGCCGCCGCGCGCCGTGATCGAGTCCACCTTGCAAGGCCTGGGGCTGGACCTGCCCGTACCCCTGCGCAAGGCGGCCGCCGACACGCTGCCCCTGCGCGCCGAATGGGGCCCGCAGGAACAGGCCGGCGCGAACGGCGACTGGCTGGCCGCGAGCGTGGGGGGCAGCCTGGTGAACCTGCATATCGAACGGGATCTGGCGGCAGGCAGCGGCCAGTTGCGCGGCCTGCGCGGTGCGCTGGGCGTGAACCGCGCGGCCAGTCTGTCGGGACCCGGGTTCGGGCTGTCGATCGATTTGCCCGTGCTGGACGTGGATCGCTGGCGCACCGTGATGGCGGAATTCGTGTCGCCGGCGCCAGCGCCAGGCGCTTCGCCGTCGACCGCGATGGCCCCCGCCGACACGCCAGGCACGGACACCGCATCGACCCTGGCGGCACCGGTCGCGGTGGTGGCCCCGCCTTCGTCGATGGCGCCCGCCACCGCGCGCCTCTTCAGCCTGAACCGCGTCAACCTCAAGACCGGGTCCCTGCAACTGCACGGCCGGCATCTGGACAACGTCACCCTGTACGCCGCGCGCCAGGGCGCCACGCCGCCTCGTCTGCCGCCCACGGCCTTGCCCGCCGCCCAGCCCGCCACGGTGGAAACCGGCGACTGGCGTGTCGATATCGACTCGGACCAGGTCGCGGGGCGGCTGTCGTGGAATGAAGGCCCGGATGGCACGGCCGGCAAGCTGACCGCGCGCCTGCGCCGCCTGGTGGTGCAGGACGAACCCGGGGCCACGGACGGCAACGAGATCGTCGCCGATCCCAAACCGGTCGACGTGCCGGAAGTGGACCTGATCGCCGACCGCTTCGACCTGTACGGCAAGTCGCTGGGCCGGCTCGAAGTGCAGGCCCAGACGGTCGACCGCGGCCTGGAATGGCAGCTGCGTCACCTGACGGTCAAGAATCCCGATGCCACCCTGGAAGGGTCGGGCGTCTGGCGCGTGGAGCCGGGCGACAACCGCACCACGCGCCGCCGCATGACCCTGGACGCGTCGCTGGATCTTGTCGACACCGGCAAATTCCTGGACCGCATGGGCCTGCCCGCGACCATTGCGGGCGGCGCGGGCAAGGTCAACTCCAAGGTGTCGTGGCTGGGCATGCCGTATTCCATCGACATGCCCACCCTGAGCGGCACGGTGGAACTCGATATCGGCAAGGGCCAGTTCCTGAAAGCCGATCCGGGCATTGCCAAGCTGCTGGGCGTGTTGTCCTTGCAGTCGCTGCCGCGCCGCGTCAGCCTGGACTTCCGCGATGTGTTCAGTGAAGGCTTCGCGTTCGACAGCCTGCGCGGCAACGCGGCCATCCGCAGCGGGGTGGCGCATACCGAAGACTTCCGCATGAACGGCATTTCGGCCACCGTCATGATGGCCGGCGACACCGACCTTGTGCAGGAAACGCAAAAGCTGCGGGTCGTGGTGGTGCCCAAGCTGGATGCGGGCGGCGCGACCCTGCTGTATGGACTGGTGAACCCGGTGGTCGGGCTGAGCATGTTCGTTGCGCAACTGCTGCTGCGCGAGCCATTGGGCGCGGCGTTCACGTATCAGTACGGGATCTCGGGCAGCTGGGCCGATCCGGTCATTGCACGGATCCCGAACGTCGTGCCGCGGCCCGGGCCGGTGGCCAACGAGCCGGTGGCGGCGCCTTGAGGCGAGCCCCCGCAAGCAGGACATGGTTGTCCAGGGCGCCCCGCGTGGCCCCTGCCGTTCTGCGTCACAATACCGTTTTCGACCGCCGGATAGCCGCCTGCCATGCCTGATTCCGCTGACGTTTCCTCGCTCACGCGCGTCGCCGCGCTGCAAATGGTGTCCACGCCCGACGTCCAGGAAAACCTGGACATGGCGGCCGAACTCATCGCCCAGGCGGTGGGGCGGGGCGCCAGGCTGGTGGCGCTGCCCGAATACTTCTGCTTCATGGGCCGGGCCGACCGCGAAAAGGTCGCCCTCCGCGAACCCGAAGGCCACGGGCCGATCCAGGACTTCCTGGCGGGTCAGGCCAAACAGCACGGCATCATTCTGGCCGGCGGCACCTTGCCACTGGCCTGTCCCGATCCCGACCGGGTCTTCAACACCGCGTTCGTGTACGGGCCCGATGGCGCCGTGCTGGCGCGGTACGACAAGATCCACCTGTTCAGCTTCAAGCGGGATGCCGAGTCCTACGACGAGTCCATCAGCATCCGCCCGGGCGGCCAGCCAGTGGCGTTCGAAGCGCCGTTCGGGCGCGTCGGCCTGTCCACCTGCTACGACCTGCGCTTTCCCGAGCTGTACCGGGCGTTGGGCGACACGGCCTTGATTTTGGTGCCGGCCGCCTTCACCTACACCACAGGCAAAGCCCATTGGGAACTGCTGCTGCGGGCTCGCGCGGTCGAAAACCAGTGTTATGTGCTGGCGCCGGCGCAGGGCGGCCGGCATCCCAATGGCCGCAGCACCTGGGGCCATGCCATGCTGGTCGACCCCTGGGGCACCGTGATCGACGTCCTGCCCGAAGGGCCTGGCGTGGTCTGTGGCAACATCGATCCTGCCCGCATTGCCGACGTCCGCAGTTCCCTGCCCGCCTTGCGTCACCGTGTGATGTGACTGTCACGCATTCATCAGAGCTTCCTCCATGCATATCGTAGAACCCAATATCCAGGCCTTTGCGACCGCCAAGTCCTTGCTGCTCGACCCCTGGGGCCTGACCGAGGCCGACCTGTCGCGCGCAATCGGCGAGATCTTCACGCACAAGGTGGACTATGCCGACCTGTACTTCCAGTACACGCGCAGCGAAGGCTGGAGCCTGGAAGAAGGCATCGTCAAGACCGGCAGCTTTTCGATCGGGCAGGGCGTGGGCGTTCGCGCACTGAGCGGCGAAAAAACCGCCTTTGCCTATTCCGACACGCTGTCGCCGGAAGCCCTCATGTCGTCGTCCCGCGCGGTGCGCACCATCGCACGCCAGGGCGCCGGCAAGATCAAGGTGCCGAATCGTTATGCGCAGGGCGACTCGCGCTCGCTGTATTCGGCGCTGGACCCCATCGGTTCGCTGGAAGCCGCCGACAAGGTCGCGCTGCTTGAACGCTTTGAAAAGATGGCGCGCGCCAAGGACCCCCGCATCGTGCAGGTCATGGCCAGCCTGGGCGCCGAATACGACGTGGTGCTGGTGGCGGGCAGCGATGGCCGCCTGGCCGCCGACGTGCGCCCCCTGGTGCGCCTGTCCTTGACCGTGATCGCCGAGCAGAATGGCCGCCGCGAAATGGGCCATGGCGGCGGCGGTGGCCGTACCGGCTTCGAATACTTCACGGACGACGTCCTGGAAGGCTATGTGGAACGTGCCGTGCACGAAGCCCTGGTCAACCTCGACGCGCGTCCCGCCCCGGCCGGCGAAATGACCGTGGTGCTGGGCTCGGGCTGGCCCGGCATCCTGCTGCACGAAGCGGTCGGCCATGGCCTGGAAGGCGACTTCAACCGCAAGGGGTCCAGCGTGTTTTCGGGCCGCATTGGCGAACGCGTGGCGTCCAAGGGCGTGACGGTGGTCGATGACGGCACCTTGCCCGATCGCCGCGGCTCGCTCAATGTCGACGACGAAGGCAACGTGTCGCAGCGCAATGTCCTGATCGAAGACGGCATCCTGAAGGGCTACATGCAGGACTCGCTGAATGCGCGGCTGATGAAGACCCCGGTGACCGGCAACGGCCGCCGCGAATCCTTCGCGCATCTGCCCATGCCCCGCATGACCAACACCTACATGATGAACGGCGACAAAGACCCGGAAGAGATCATCAAGTCGGTCAAGCGTGGCCTGTACGCCGTCAACTTCGGCGGCGGCCAGGTCGACATCACGAACGGCAAGTTCGTGTTCTCGACGTCCGAGGCCTACATGATCGAAGACGGCAAGATCTCGTACCCGGTCAAGGGCGCCACCCTGATCGGCAGCGGCCCGGAAGCCATGACCCAGGTCAGCATGATCGGCAACGACATGCGCCTGGACTCGGGTGTCGGCACCTGCGGCAAGGACGGCCAGAGCGTGCCGGTCGGCGTGGGCCAGCCGACGCTGCGGATGGACGGGCTGACGGTGGGCGGCACCGCCTGAATCTCTTCTAAATCTCCTCGTCCGTCCGGATACCACCGCCGGATGAGGAAAATGTCGCGCCCTGTTGCCATTTCGCTGGTGTGGCGCCCCTTGGCGCCACAGCTTCCCGCACGCCTTGGGATATGATTGGACGGCTTTACATACACTGGTGTTTGTAAATGGTGGCCGGCCAGGAACGTCTTTTGGACGTCCTGACACTGGCTCCTTCTCCTCCGATTCCTCCGGGTCCGTCCTTGCGGCACCCGGGCCTGCGCGATGACCGATACTGGCTTGCCCGATGCGTCCGATGGCGCTGCGTTGAAGGTATGTGAACACTGCGATGCGGTCTATCGCAGGGTTCCCCTCGCGCGCAAGGAAGTCGCCTATTGCGAGCGCTGCGGCACCGAGCTGTATCACGACACGGAACGCCAGTATCGACGGCTGCTGCCGATTGTCATCACCTGCCTGATCGTCTTCTGCATTTGTAACGCCTTCCCCATCGTCGCGATGGAAATCCAGGGCATCCGGACGCAGACCACCGCGTGGGAATCCGTGCTGGTCCTGCTGGACGAAGACATGTTCCTGGTGGCCCTGCTGGTGTTCGCCACCACCATCTTCTTCCCGTTCGTGGAACTGGCCTTGCTGCTGTATGTGCTGGCGCCCCTGGCCGCCGGCCACGTGCCGCCCGGCTTCGGGCTGGTTATCCGCACCATCCGCATGGGCCGCCCCTGGGGCATGATCGAAGTATTCATGCTGGGCATCGTCGCCGCGTTGGTCAAACTGTCGACCATGGCGACCATCGTGCCGGGCATCTCTCTCTGGTCGTTTGCGATCCTGACGCTGCTGCTCACGTCGGTATTGAGCTACGACCCGGCCGAACTCTGGGACCGGGCGGATCAATGCCAGAACTGACCGTTCCCCATCCGCCGCCCATGCGTCCGGACGCTTCGGGCCCCGCGCCGTCCGGGATGCCCCCGGTTGTTCCCGCCGTGACGCCCCACGGCACCGCCGTGGACGACCACGCGCCGGTGCGCACGGCGGCCGAAGCGGGCGTGGTCGAATGCATGCACTGCGGCGCCGTGCATCCGGCCGCCGTGGCGGAGACGGCCTGCGGCCGCTGCGGCGCGCAGGTCCACGCGCGCAAGGTGGCCAGCATCGAGCGCACCTGGGCCTTCCTGATCGCGGCGCTGATCCTCTACATCCCGGCCAACCTGCTGCCGATCATGACGACCGGGACGCTGCTCAGTTCCCAGACCAACACGATCATGAGCGGCGTGGTGTACCTGTGGCTGGACGGCTCCTATTTCGTGGCGGCGGTAGTGTTCATCGCCAGCATCGTGGTCCCTGTCTTCAAGCTCGCGGTGCTGACCATGCTG is a window from the Pigmentiphaga litoralis genome containing:
- a CDS encoding YhdP family protein translates to MRLSPLYRLVVRPALLLLLAGYFLFAFAVIALRYAVLPAIDDYRPALERMVSKQAGVPIRIGAIDANWMGLHPRLVLRDVDVLDAEGRVALALPRIATLFSWRSLLVFEPRLLQLQIESPHIDIRRDAAGRIWVAGVSFDPRESGSHAASRWLMAQGDVSMRGGTVRWLDDMTQAPALDFHDVAFRLRNNGRRHRAALLATPPPALASTIDLRAEFSHRLFETQPTDMTRWRGTIYGNTDFIDLLEWRAWLPLPQTVLNGYGAVRGWADFRDGRVHHVLADVALHDLDLQWVAGQPALALRDLVTRVDAGKDASGHRVTLTDPRVQIGAGEAMTPGTVAASYTADTNAGELRVPMLSLGVLRDMAPGLPLPEATRTRIAQAEPAGRLDDVVLTWQGDPLKGLSGTAAGATTQASAAAAPASSPVNQPLLHSFHLQTRFSGLSLTAAPVPTGKDVHHPQRPGVTNLSGTLDAGPRAATIALNASDLTLTLPGVFAAPVVPVQRLTGDIRVDRPEQGPLTVTMSKVEFEQARNRGHVQATWTARGRTPAGSLDLSGQLTRADPRDVHRFIPTVVPEDVRFWLRNALLAGTASDVDFRVKGDLADFPYGEGKVGEFHVAGKFQGVSLEAAGAVMGKPDIWPRIDDVAGDFVFDRVSMTLRTRGGRVRTAPDSALMLGQSDVHIAHLEKDPLLEIDTDARGTATDFLRFVRETPLARMGGKVLSDATATGNLVVPLSLRVPLKHVDFTRVEGDIQLAGNAFRFNADSPPLSRLAGTLHFANDGISPKDVTGTLLEGPVTLSGGPLANGVNELVANGTVPARALQSLWPAPGMTRLSGQTAYRATLRVATGQPPRAVIESTLQGLGLDLPVPLRKAAADTLPLRAEWGPQEQAGANGDWLAASVGGSLVNLHIERDLAAGSGQLRGLRGALGVNRAASLSGPGFGLSIDLPVLDVDRWRTVMAEFVSPAPAPGASPSTAMAPADTPGTDTASTLAAPVAVVAPPSSMAPATARLFSLNRVNLKTGSLQLHGRHLDNVTLYAARQGATPPRLPPTALPAAQPATVETGDWRVDIDSDQVAGRLSWNEGPDGTAGKLTARLRRLVVQDEPGATDGNEIVADPKPVDVPEVDLIADRFDLYGKSLGRLEVQAQTVDRGLEWQLRHLTVKNPDATLEGSGVWRVEPGDNRTTRRRMTLDASLDLVDTGKFLDRMGLPATIAGGAGKVNSKVSWLGMPYSIDMPTLSGTVELDIGKGQFLKADPGIAKLLGVLSLQSLPRRVSLDFRDVFSEGFAFDSLRGNAAIRSGVAHTEDFRMNGISATVMMAGDTDLVQETQKLRVVVVPKLDAGGATLLYGLVNPVVGLSMFVAQLLLREPLGAAFTYQYGISGSWADPVIARIPNVVPRPGPVANEPVAAP
- the tldD gene encoding metalloprotease TldD, with the protein product MHIVEPNIQAFATAKSLLLDPWGLTEADLSRAIGEIFTHKVDYADLYFQYTRSEGWSLEEGIVKTGSFSIGQGVGVRALSGEKTAFAYSDTLSPEALMSSSRAVRTIARQGAGKIKVPNRYAQGDSRSLYSALDPIGSLEAADKVALLERFEKMARAKDPRIVQVMASLGAEYDVVLVAGSDGRLAADVRPLVRLSLTVIAEQNGRREMGHGGGGGRTGFEYFTDDVLEGYVERAVHEALVNLDARPAPAGEMTVVLGSGWPGILLHEAVGHGLEGDFNRKGSSVFSGRIGERVASKGVTVVDDGTLPDRRGSLNVDDEGNVSQRNVLIEDGILKGYMQDSLNARLMKTPVTGNGRRESFAHLPMPRMTNTYMMNGDKDPEEIIKSVKRGLYAVNFGGGQVDITNGKFVFSTSEAYMIEDGKISYPVKGATLIGSGPEAMTQVSMIGNDMRLDSGVGTCGKDGQSVPVGVGQPTLRMDGLTVGGTA
- the glnE gene encoding bifunctional [glutamate--ammonia ligase]-adenylyl-L-tyrosine phosphorylase/[glutamate--ammonia-ligase] adenylyltransferase: MSDSPLLAPALAWSGHLRRRLSAQPAWVDGLADGAQHPLTSETLTTWFNELCARRNVAPAGPLPVADCRAVLRQLRERVFCTIMVRDLGGLAPLEEVVTAMTRLADLAITQAYRSVAAELAEVHGIPREAASGLPQEMLIVGMGKLGGEELNVSSDIDLVMLYGDEGDTDGRRPISHHEFYGRLTRRMMPVISEIDADGHVFRTDLRLRPDGDSGPLAWSLDAFENYLVSQGREWERYAWLKARRIEVSAFEGSDVSSQAAQLEALRRPFVYRKYFDFDALAALRGLRERIREDWNRRAFKGSGADTTQADNIKLGEGGIREIEFVVQLSQLVRGGRQPSLQTRGLLAALKVETDTGLVSASDSERLEAAYRFLRRTEHALQYREDQQTHLLPHESERRADLARALGFDKLDAFETELAGHRQFVEQTFRDVFGRQGVGACADANGNFPPDNDGVPLLACDPTAADSDPETVLAMHLHQHLPALEAELLPRGLAMLNGSRIRTLSDASRRRLSALLPAVIQAAALTKAPGPALLRMFDLIENIAQRSAYMALLTEFPDTLARVARIMAASEWAAQYLIRHPILLDELLDWRTLLAPPNFDQIAQTLSDDLDRCVIEGTPPMPDIERQMNIMRDVQRQWGFHLLAQDLEGKLTVERLGDFLSLLADLLLRETLKRVWPQVSRDGGASPARFAVIAYGKHGGKELGYASDLDLVFLFEDSREDAGEVYARFGQRILSWLGSLTASGRLYEIDLRLRPDGQAGLMVISTEAFERYQKEHAWPWEHQAITRARFAVGDPHVGARFEEIRRQVMLMPRDPDKLAHDVIDMRKKMNEGHVNRTPLFDLKHDPGGMVDVEFVTQYLVLRYSIDHPRLLENLGNITLLRLAAEAGLLPQPLAMRAGDAYRTLRSEQHALRLQGMDKARVPQDTLTAERAAVIELWETVMGPRQAATP
- a CDS encoding carbon-nitrogen hydrolase family protein gives rise to the protein MPDSADVSSLTRVAALQMVSTPDVQENLDMAAELIAQAVGRGARLVALPEYFCFMGRADREKVALREPEGHGPIQDFLAGQAKQHGIILAGGTLPLACPDPDRVFNTAFVYGPDGAVLARYDKIHLFSFKRDAESYDESISIRPGGQPVAFEAPFGRVGLSTCYDLRFPELYRALGDTALILVPAAFTYTTGKAHWELLLRARAVENQCYVLAPAQGGRHPNGRSTWGHAMLVDPWGTVIDVLPEGPGVVCGNIDPARIADVRSSLPALRHRVM
- a CDS encoding paraquat-inducible protein A, with amino-acid sequence MTDTGLPDASDGAALKVCEHCDAVYRRVPLARKEVAYCERCGTELYHDTERQYRRLLPIVITCLIVFCICNAFPIVAMEIQGIRTQTTAWESVLVLLDEDMFLVALLVFATTIFFPFVELALLLYVLAPLAAGHVPPGFGLVIRTIRMGRPWGMIEVFMLGIVAALVKLSTMATIVPGISLWSFAILTLLLTSVLSYDPAELWDRADQCQN
- a CDS encoding paraquat-inducible protein A; the protein is MPPVVPAVTPHGTAVDDHAPVRTAAEAGVVECMHCGAVHPAAVAETACGRCGAQVHARKVASIERTWAFLIAALILYIPANLLPIMTTGTLLSSQTNTIMSGVVYLWLDGSYFVAAVVFIASIVVPVFKLAVLTMLVITTQRRSTWRPYERTRLYRMVEAVGRWSMVDIFVVALLASLVRLDALAMVTPEPGALAFGAVVVLTMFASLSFDPRLIWDPVDTHDTTD